A genomic window from Rhodococcus oxybenzonivorans includes:
- a CDS encoding DUF2188 domain-containing protein: MLKSGANLIWRQQKTSKQLGGTESFEVCIYLHFADAQMTIPRGSKTARCGAEILVWIAALRSCAHGYYPSNHYPPGPEEDDQRAWSDSQGHHHDEAWAVERVATKKNIHVVKSGDAWKVKVEGNSRASAVTGTQKESIAKARELGRANSAGAELNIHGVDGKIRAKDSVPPATDPRNTPG, encoded by the coding sequence ATGTTGAAATCGGGTGCTAACTTAATTTGGAGACAGCAGAAAACCTCGAAACAACTCGGGGGGACTGAAAGTTTCGAGGTGTGTATTTATCTGCATTTTGCCGATGCACAGATGACCATACCTCGTGGCTCTAAGACCGCAAGATGCGGGGCGGAGATTCTGGTCTGGATAGCTGCCCTTAGGAGTTGTGCACATGGGTACTATCCGTCGAATCACTATCCGCCCGGGCCAGAAGAAGACGATCAGCGTGCCTGGTCCGATTCGCAAGGTCACCATCACGACGAAGCCTGGGCGGTAGAGCGCGTGGCTACCAAGAAGAACATCCACGTCGTGAAAAGTGGCGATGCCTGGAAGGTCAAGGTCGAAGGGAACTCCCGGGCAAGTGCTGTGACCGGGACGCAGAAGGAGAGCATCGCCAAGGCTCGTGAACTTGGTCGTGCAAATTCCGCCGGCGCTGAACTCAACATCCACGGTGTGGATGGAAAGATCAGGGCTAAGGACTCTGTTCCGCCTGCCACCGATCCCCGCAACACCCCGGGTTAA
- a CDS encoding recombinase family protein — MSAVFGYLRVSGTDQVLDLQRDALAAAGCSRVWEEVASGAKKDRPELLDLLGHLRAGDTLVVWRLDRLGRSLSHLIETVEDLQARGVAFKSLTETIDTSSPGGMLIFQIFGALAQFERALIQERTVAGLAAARARGRIGGQPKAIDAAKARHIRQMVEAGTPKTEIAAVLGIGRATLYRHLSATSQ, encoded by the coding sequence GTGAGCGCCGTATTCGGGTATCTGAGGGTAAGTGGCACCGATCAGGTGCTGGATTTGCAGAGGGACGCTCTGGCGGCCGCCGGGTGTTCGAGAGTCTGGGAGGAAGTGGCGAGCGGTGCCAAGAAGGACCGCCCCGAACTGCTGGACCTACTCGGGCATCTTCGCGCCGGCGACACCCTCGTAGTGTGGCGCCTGGACAGGCTCGGGCGATCGTTGAGCCATCTGATCGAGACGGTCGAAGACCTTCAGGCCCGCGGGGTGGCGTTCAAATCGCTCACGGAGACGATCGACACTTCATCTCCTGGCGGGATGCTGATCTTTCAAATATTCGGTGCCTTAGCGCAATTCGAGAGGGCGCTTATCCAAGAGCGGACGGTTGCCGGTCTCGCCGCTGCCCGGGCACGAGGCCGGATCGGCGGGCAGCCCAAGGCGATCGATGCGGCGAAGGCACGTCACATCCGACAGATGGTCGAGGCGGGAACCCCGAAAACTGAAATCGCAGCAGTTCTAGGGATTGGCCGCGCCACGCTATACCGGCATCTCTCGGCCACATCGCAATAG
- a CDS encoding DUF2510 domain-containing protein, translating to MSNPFYPQQPQRPQGPQRPQGPQPGQLGQPTAGQSPKPPKKPFTPPWAPREPDAPKRNWPWIVGGIFAVLIVTLGVAATVNDYDSPSAADAARNSTTARITRTMTPEEVAARTAQQEQARRQQEEQQAKRQAAIDAEKARLAAIEAAKWDRSTYETLSDRDFALVMKNPDANKGRKLVVYGHVTQFDSVTGPERFRADTMAAPQDYSFLYDNNTVVTGAVPILTNVVSGDFVTMYVEVVGSHTYSTTLGGETTVPKLNALMLDVTGSS from the coding sequence ATGTCGAATCCGTTTTACCCCCAGCAGCCGCAGCGCCCGCAGGGGCCGCAGCGCCCGCAGGGGCCGCAACCGGGCCAGTTGGGGCAACCCACTGCAGGTCAGTCTCCGAAGCCGCCGAAGAAACCGTTCACGCCGCCGTGGGCGCCTCGTGAACCTGATGCTCCAAAGCGGAACTGGCCGTGGATCGTCGGTGGCATCTTCGCCGTGCTGATCGTCACTCTGGGCGTTGCCGCGACGGTGAATGACTACGATTCGCCATCGGCCGCGGACGCCGCGCGGAACTCGACGACGGCCCGCATCACCCGGACCATGACCCCGGAGGAGGTGGCGGCGAGGACCGCGCAGCAGGAGCAGGCCCGCCGGCAGCAGGAGGAGCAGCAGGCCAAGCGACAGGCCGCGATTGACGCGGAGAAGGCTCGGCTGGCTGCGATCGAGGCTGCGAAGTGGGATCGGTCTACGTACGAGACGCTGAGTGACCGGGATTTCGCGCTGGTGATGAAGAATCCGGATGCGAACAAGGGCAGGAAGCTGGTTGTGTACGGGCATGTGACCCAGTTCGATTCGGTGACCGGACCCGAGCGGTTCAGGGCCGACACAATGGCTGCGCCACAGGACTACAGCTTCCTCTACGACAACAACACCGTGGTCACCGGGGCGGTGCCGATATTGACAAATGTGGTATCCGGGGACTTCGTGACCATGTACGTCGAGGTAGTCGGTTCGCATACATACTCGACGACCCTGGGCGGGGAGACGACGGTACCGAAGCTGAACGCGCTGATGCTCGATGTAACCGGATCCAGTTAG
- a CDS encoding recombinase family protein, with amino-acid sequence MLLGYARVSPADLNPDHQVDTLRRAGVAAEDTYIDHASGAKASRPQLDLVLKLLRDGDHAGDHATRPPRQVGAAPDHSRRRAARARGRAEGARAGPRHRV; translated from the coding sequence ATGTTGCTCGGCTACGCGCGGGTGTCCCCCGCGGATCTGAACCCGGATCATCAGGTCGACACGTTGCGCCGGGCCGGGGTGGCGGCCGAGGACACTTACATCGATCACGCGAGCGGCGCGAAGGCGTCGCGCCCGCAGCTGGATCTTGTGCTCAAGCTGCTCCGCGACGGCGACCACGCTGGTGATCACGCGACTCGACCGCCTCGGCAGGTCGGTGCTGCACCTGATCACTCTCGGCGCCGAGCTGCGCGAGCGCGGGGTCGGGCTGAGGGTGCTCGAGCAGGGCCTCGACACCGCGTTTGA
- a CDS encoding helix-turn-helix domain-containing protein, whose translation MANTREGLAAARARGRKGGRPSKLSPDQIGLAQRLYDAGEHTVAQISGMLKLPRTTVYGHLNKRQMDRAPAEQASAVVTDPPVRPPRTCPTCGHEPTTRAEAAHQRADLAVTWVHADPNRRGRVISRHHCRHCEPGQPAFDIACSVCGDGPIIAGALAEQAKNGNLAEPVRRWLTAAEWAVTPDLLCPGHAYAAD comes from the coding sequence ATGGCGAACACCCGAGAGGGGTTGGCCGCCGCCCGCGCACGCGGCCGCAAGGGCGGCCGGCCGTCGAAGCTGAGCCCGGATCAGATCGGACTCGCTCAACGCCTCTACGACGCCGGCGAGCACACCGTCGCCCAGATCTCGGGCATGCTGAAATTGCCGCGCACCACGGTATATGGACATCTGAACAAACGGCAGATGGACCGCGCACCGGCCGAGCAGGCGAGCGCCGTGGTCACCGATCCTCCAGTCCGCCCGCCTCGGACGTGCCCGACCTGCGGACATGAGCCGACCACTCGCGCCGAGGCAGCACACCAACGTGCCGACCTCGCGGTGACCTGGGTCCACGCCGACCCCAATCGCCGGGGAAGGGTCATCAGCCGCCACCACTGTCGGCATTGCGAACCCGGGCAACCAGCATTCGACATCGCCTGCAGCGTCTGCGGCGACGGACCCATCATCGCCGGCGCGCTCGCCGAGCAAGCGAAGAACGGCAACCTGGCCGAGCCCGTTCGACGATGGCTCACTGCAGCGGAATGGGCAGTCACCCCGGATCTCTTGTGTCCGGGCCACGCATATGCCGCTGACTGA
- a CDS encoding PaaI family thioesterase, with protein sequence MTEDTPRTGTHEPGSEPCEAEDSIPTFPVVASGSADLPPHHDHCLGCGPANPHGHQLRVRRDAHGVHAHHRFDSRHVGAPTIAHGGAVATVLDDLFGFLLYTVGELAVTRHLAIDYLAPVLLDTPYTLRAHIHARDGRKLHLRATIENDHAHVVTTATALFLIVDIDHFLTTTHQPHHR encoded by the coding sequence ATGACCGAGGACACACCCCGCACCGGCACACACGAGCCCGGATCCGAACCCTGCGAGGCCGAGGACTCGATCCCCACCTTCCCCGTGGTCGCGTCCGGATCCGCCGACCTGCCGCCTCACCACGACCACTGCCTCGGCTGCGGACCGGCCAACCCTCACGGCCACCAGCTGCGCGTCCGACGCGACGCACACGGCGTCCACGCCCATCACCGTTTCGACTCCCGCCACGTCGGCGCCCCAACGATCGCCCACGGCGGTGCGGTCGCCACCGTCCTCGACGACCTGTTCGGATTCCTGCTCTACACCGTGGGAGAACTCGCCGTCACCCGCCACCTCGCCATCGACTACCTCGCCCCGGTCCTGCTCGACACCCCCTACACCCTCCGCGCCCACATCCACGCCCGCGACGGCCGCAAACTACACCTGCGAGCCACCATCGAAAACGACCACGCCCACGTGGTGACCACCGCCACCGCCCTGTTCCTCATCGTCGACATCGACCACTTCCTGACCACAACACACCAACCCCACCACCGGTAA
- a CDS encoding universal stress protein: MTAYRTIIVDTDGSDRSYRVVDQAAELAHTTHARLLIICARHDIDERAVGTDLDRLGPDAYLLRGSTPTDTILRTAHQHALAHGATDIETHILPEPLLPALLHLAATAAADLIVTANPHRSPLLARLLSIPPIELARKVPCDILIAATR; this comes from the coding sequence ATGACGGCCTACCGCACGATCATCGTCGACACCGACGGATCCGACCGTTCCTACCGGGTGGTCGACCAGGCGGCCGAGCTGGCCCACACCACTCACGCCCGACTACTGATCATCTGCGCCCGCCACGACATCGACGAACGCGCGGTCGGCACCGACCTCGACCGGCTCGGACCCGACGCCTATCTGCTGCGTGGGAGCACCCCCACCGACACCATCTTGCGCACCGCCCACCAGCACGCCCTCGCCCACGGTGCCACCGACATCGAAACCCATATCCTGCCCGAACCCCTCCTGCCCGCATTGCTGCACCTGGCCGCCACCGCCGCCGCCGACCTCATCGTCACCGCCAACCCCCACCGGTCACCACTGCTGGCCCGGCTGCTGTCCATCCCACCGATCGAGCTTGCCCGCAAAGTCCCCTGCGACATCCTCATCGCCGCCACCCGGTAG
- a CDS encoding MFS transporter, which produces MLTVSCLAVALVVAAMAALYSALPQIAVETGATQAQLTWIVDGYTLVLACLVLPAGAVGDRYGRRAVLVAGLAVFAAASALPLLLGDPVWLIAARALAGAGAALVMPSTLSILTAGFAPAHRGRAVGVWAGVAGSGAVLGILGTGVLLERWSWLSVFVGLTVAGTVMAGLACTIAESRQREHPPVDWVGAVAVAVAVAAIVFAAIEVPARGWADPLVAVSAGVGLLATVAFVVVELRSSAPLLDVRLFTHRGFGAGALSVTIQFLVTFGVFLLLVQYLQLIFGYGPLASAVALAPMVVPLVAISVIAPWLSSLVGLRVMTVTGLLAITAGLVLVSRLTLTAHYPELLWPLLIMSAGLGLCTAPATYAIVADTPEAKHGVAAAVNDAAREIGAAIGIAVAGSVLAAGYTHRIQPALPRLPEPARGPVADSLAAALQVADEAGPVARPLAEFAKAAFVHGSGQAALVLAALTAAGAIVLALLAPGPTPRRTPRALTRPPRPTETPAARERRPS; this is translated from the coding sequence ATGCTGACGGTGTCGTGCCTGGCGGTGGCGCTGGTCGTCGCGGCGATGGCGGCGTTGTATTCGGCGTTGCCGCAGATCGCGGTCGAGACGGGGGCGACGCAAGCCCAGCTGACCTGGATCGTCGATGGCTACACACTGGTGCTGGCGTGTCTGGTACTGCCCGCCGGAGCCGTCGGTGACCGCTACGGGCGCCGCGCGGTGCTGGTGGCGGGGTTGGCGGTGTTCGCCGCCGCCTCGGCGCTGCCGCTGTTGCTGGGCGACCCGGTGTGGCTGATTGCGGCGCGCGCGCTGGCCGGGGCGGGCGCCGCGCTGGTGATGCCCTCGACGCTGTCGATCCTGACCGCGGGGTTCGCCCCCGCTCATCGCGGCCGGGCGGTGGGGGTGTGGGCCGGGGTCGCCGGGTCCGGGGCGGTGCTGGGAATCCTCGGTACCGGGGTGTTGCTCGAGCGGTGGTCGTGGCTGTCGGTGTTCGTCGGGTTGACCGTGGCCGGGACGGTCATGGCGGGGTTGGCGTGCACCATCGCCGAGTCCCGCCAGCGTGAGCATCCGCCGGTGGACTGGGTGGGCGCGGTCGCGGTGGCGGTTGCGGTCGCGGCGATCGTGTTCGCCGCGATCGAGGTCCCCGCGCGCGGCTGGGCCGACCCGCTCGTCGCCGTCAGTGCGGGGGTCGGTCTGCTCGCGACGGTGGCGTTCGTCGTCGTCGAGCTGCGTTCCTCGGCGCCGCTGCTGGATGTGCGGTTGTTCACCCACCGCGGTTTCGGTGCCGGCGCGCTGTCGGTGACCATCCAGTTCCTGGTCACCTTCGGCGTGTTCCTGCTGCTGGTGCAGTACCTGCAGCTGATCTTCGGTTATGGGCCGCTGGCCTCGGCGGTGGCGTTGGCGCCGATGGTGGTGCCGCTGGTCGCGATCTCGGTGATCGCGCCGTGGCTGTCGAGCCTGGTCGGATTGCGGGTGATGACCGTTACCGGCCTGCTCGCCATCACCGCCGGACTGGTGCTGGTGAGCCGGTTGACCCTCACCGCGCACTACCCCGAGCTGCTGTGGCCGCTGCTGATCATGAGCGCGGGCCTGGGGTTGTGCACCGCCCCGGCAACCTATGCCATCGTCGCCGACACCCCCGAGGCCAAACACGGGGTCGCCGCCGCGGTCAACGACGCCGCCCGCGAGATCGGCGCTGCGATCGGGATCGCCGTGGCCGGCAGCGTGCTCGCCGCCGGCTACACCCACCGCATCCAGCCCGCCCTGCCCCGGCTGCCCGAGCCAGCCCGCGGCCCGGTCGCCGATTCCCTGGCCGCCGCCCTACAGGTCGCCGACGAGGCCGGACCGGTGGCCCGGCCGCTGGCCGAGTTCGCCAAGGCCGCGTTCGTGCACGGCAGCGGCCAGGCCGCGCTCGTGCTGGCCGCCCTCACCGCCGCTGGGGCGATCGTGCTGGCTCTGCTCGCCCCCGGACCCACCCCTCGCCGCACACCGCGCGCCCTCACACGTCCACCCCGTCCCACTGAGACGCCCGCCGCTCGCGAAAGACGCCCGTCATGA
- a CDS encoding TetR/AcrR family transcriptional regulator — protein MTDPAPPATDPVAADDEQADPRLARSRNRLLDAATYLLSTGGVEAVTVEAVTRVSKVARATLYRHFGSTTHLLAATFERLLPHVDAPTGTASVRERLIALLTTQADLIEQAPVQMTTLAWLAMGSIGDDHTDPAAVTSLRARVIEQYRQPFDQVLTSPDARAMLGELDTTFAIIELIGPIVFARLTGLRTIDHDDCARLVDNFLATHPTATAVNAPTDD, from the coding sequence ATGACCGACCCGGCCCCTCCGGCGACCGACCCGGTCGCCGCGGACGACGAGCAGGCCGATCCGCGGCTGGCACGCTCACGCAACCGGTTGCTCGACGCGGCCACCTATCTGCTGTCCACCGGCGGTGTCGAGGCGGTCACCGTCGAGGCGGTCACCCGCGTGTCGAAGGTCGCGCGCGCCACCCTCTACCGGCACTTCGGCAGCACCACCCATCTGCTCGCGGCCACCTTCGAACGGCTGCTTCCCCACGTCGACGCCCCCACCGGCACCGCCTCGGTGCGCGAGCGGCTCATCGCGCTGCTCACCACCCAGGCCGACCTCATCGAACAGGCCCCGGTGCAGATGACCACCCTGGCCTGGCTGGCGATGGGCTCCATCGGCGACGACCACACCGACCCGGCCGCGGTCACCTCGCTGCGCGCCCGCGTCATCGAGCAATACCGCCAACCGTTCGACCAGGTCCTCACCAGCCCCGACGCCCGCGCCATGCTCGGCGAGCTCGACACCACCTTCGCCATCATCGAACTCATCGGCCCGATCGTGTTCGCCCGCCTCACCGGACTACGCACCATCGACCACGACGACTGCGCCCGGCTCGTCGACAACTTCCTCGCCACCCACCCAACAGCCACGGCCGTAAACGCACCGACCGACGACTGA
- a CDS encoding NDMA-dependent alcohol dehydrogenase, producing MKTKAAVLWGLGEKWQVEELDLDDPKPGEVMVKLTASGLCHSDEHLVTGDIPIPFPVVGGHEGAGIIHKVGAGVTDVEEGDPVVLSFLPACGRCSYCARGMTNLCDMGASIILGPQLDGTYRFHGRGQDIGQMCVLGTFSEYTVVPVASVVKIDQGFPLDRAALVGCGVTTGFGSAVRTGELRPGDSAVIIGVGGIGSNAVQGARIAGCRYVIAIDPVAFKREKALEFGATHAFATVDEAWPVVADLTRGQLADACIITTDVAEGSYVLPALSLVGKRGRVVVTAIGHPDEDSFSGSLFELTLYEKSIKGSLFGSSNPQMDIPRLLELYNLGQLKLDELITKEYALEDINDGYEDMRQGHNIRGLIRF from the coding sequence ATGAAAACTAAGGCTGCGGTCCTATGGGGGCTCGGCGAGAAATGGCAGGTCGAAGAACTCGATCTCGACGATCCCAAGCCTGGCGAGGTGATGGTCAAGCTCACAGCCAGCGGCTTGTGCCACTCGGACGAGCATCTGGTCACGGGCGACATCCCGATTCCCTTCCCCGTGGTCGGTGGCCACGAGGGTGCTGGAATTATCCACAAGGTCGGAGCCGGCGTCACCGATGTCGAAGAGGGCGATCCCGTCGTCCTTTCCTTCCTGCCCGCGTGTGGGCGATGCAGCTATTGTGCTCGGGGAATGACCAATTTGTGCGACATGGGCGCTTCCATCATTCTGGGGCCACAGCTTGACGGCACCTACCGGTTCCACGGTCGCGGTCAAGATATCGGGCAGATGTGTGTGCTCGGCACTTTCAGCGAGTACACCGTGGTCCCGGTGGCCAGCGTCGTGAAGATCGATCAAGGCTTCCCACTCGACCGGGCCGCACTAGTCGGCTGTGGCGTGACGACCGGCTTCGGTTCGGCGGTTCGCACAGGCGAACTGCGCCCCGGCGACAGTGCGGTCATCATCGGAGTGGGAGGTATCGGCAGTAACGCAGTGCAGGGCGCGCGGATTGCTGGTTGCCGCTATGTGATTGCGATCGATCCGGTCGCATTCAAACGTGAGAAGGCACTCGAGTTCGGTGCAACGCATGCCTTCGCCACTGTCGATGAGGCATGGCCGGTGGTCGCGGATCTCACCCGCGGGCAGCTGGCAGATGCATGCATCATCACCACGGATGTCGCCGAAGGTTCCTACGTTCTCCCGGCCCTGTCGTTGGTCGGAAAGCGCGGTCGAGTGGTCGTCACCGCCATTGGCCATCCGGATGAGGATTCTTTTTCCGGGTCACTCTTCGAACTCACCCTGTATGAGAAGTCGATCAAGGGATCCCTCTTCGGCTCGTCCAACCCTCAGATGGATATTCCTCGTCTCCTCGAGCTCTACAACCTCGGCCAACTCAAACTCGACGAGCTCATTACCAAGGAGTATGCGCTCGAGGACATCAATGATGGCTACGAAGACATGCGTCAGGGACACAACATTCGCGGGTTGATCCGCTTCTAA
- a CDS encoding NAD(P)/FAD-dependent oxidoreductase: MDSTEYSVDVDLLIVGAGPVGLYGAYYAGFRGLSVAVIDALPNPGGQITAMYPEKPIFDIAGFPAIKGQKLIDGLLEQGAPFQSTYLLGQQAVSLDPVGDRWKIVTSTGQQILASAVVITAGVGSVSPRPLPCGEEFTGKGVQYFVPKLDVLDGQDVLVVGGGDSAVDWALASVERARSTTLVHRRKQFRAHAHSVKLLQESSCRQLVDAEITSLHGNGSVESAVVNVKAAAEPVTVPCTLVVAALGFTMQLGPLANWGLELENRSILVDTAMRTNRNGIFAAGDIATYPGKVKLIAVGFGEVASAVNNAAAVLQPEVGLAPGHSSDNAPAFAAIS; encoded by the coding sequence ATGGATAGTACGGAATATTCAGTCGATGTCGACCTGCTCATCGTCGGTGCCGGCCCGGTGGGTCTGTACGGCGCCTACTACGCGGGCTTCCGCGGACTGTCGGTCGCGGTCATCGACGCACTACCGAACCCGGGTGGACAGATCACAGCGATGTACCCGGAGAAGCCCATCTTCGACATCGCCGGGTTCCCAGCGATCAAGGGACAAAAGCTGATCGACGGGCTTCTCGAGCAGGGCGCACCGTTTCAATCGACGTATCTGTTAGGTCAGCAGGCGGTCAGTCTCGACCCAGTCGGTGACCGGTGGAAAATCGTCACCAGCACGGGCCAGCAGATTCTGGCGTCCGCTGTCGTCATTACCGCCGGGGTGGGGTCGGTGTCGCCTCGCCCTCTGCCCTGCGGCGAAGAATTCACGGGCAAGGGTGTGCAGTATTTCGTCCCCAAGCTCGATGTGCTCGATGGGCAAGATGTGCTCGTGGTCGGGGGCGGCGACTCCGCCGTTGACTGGGCGCTGGCTTCGGTTGAGCGTGCCCGGTCGACGACCCTGGTGCATCGCCGCAAGCAGTTCCGCGCCCACGCACACAGCGTCAAGCTGTTGCAGGAATCGTCCTGCCGTCAGCTGGTCGACGCCGAGATCACCTCATTGCACGGAAATGGCAGCGTCGAATCCGCCGTGGTCAACGTCAAAGCCGCCGCCGAGCCGGTCACCGTGCCGTGCACGTTGGTCGTCGCCGCCCTCGGGTTCACGATGCAGCTGGGTCCGCTCGCGAACTGGGGACTCGAACTAGAGAACCGGTCGATCCTGGTCGACACCGCGATGAGAACCAACCGCAACGGCATCTTTGCTGCCGGTGACATCGCCACATATCCAGGCAAAGTGAAACTCATCGCGGTCGGTTTCGGGGAGGTCGCCTCCGCGGTGAACAACGCCGCGGCCGTTCTTCAGCCCGAGGTCGGTCTTGCACCCGGTCATTCCAGCGACAATGCGCCGGCATTCGCAGCCATCAGCTAG
- the fdxA gene encoding ferredoxin gives MGFVIGEHCIDIMDKSCMEECPVDCIYEGGRMAYINPTECIDCGACEIVCPVEAIKPMQRLADEWKPFKEAAANLFETVGNSGGSTNVEGALEDPDFVKNFVKDD, from the coding sequence ATGGGCTTCGTCATCGGCGAACATTGTATTGACATCATGGACAAATCCTGCATGGAGGAGTGTCCGGTCGACTGTATCTACGAGGGCGGGCGGATGGCGTACATCAACCCCACCGAGTGCATCGACTGTGGCGCGTGCGAAATCGTCTGCCCTGTGGAAGCGATCAAACCCATGCAACGTCTGGCCGACGAGTGGAAGCCTTTCAAGGAAGCTGCTGCAAACCTTTTCGAGACCGTTGGGAATTCTGGCGGCTCAACCAACGTCGAGGGAGCACTCGAGGATCCCGATTTCGTCAAGAACTTCGTCAAGGACGACTAA
- a CDS encoding R2-like ligand-binding oxidase: MERSITHNGRTGFGSLTPGGLNLDNFPMKLFTKGNGKVWNPADINFTQDAVDFAAMSPDEQRLTMVLAAHFIGGEESVTQDLQPFAAAMAAQGRLGDELYLTQFIYEEAKHTEGFRRFFNAIGHENTDLHQYVEYSDSYKQIFLDELPSALYALADDPSPVNQVRASVTYNHVVEGCLALTGYFAWAKMCQRRGILPGMQQLIKHIGDDERRHMAWGTFTCRRLIAADDGNWGAISDRMQELLNPALSLIVSLFSEYEDREIPFGITIDEMTDYALDKVNRRLESMESARGADPASIDLDYSPADLEERFHIEDQKVIADSIAQDENLVGS, translated from the coding sequence ATGGAGCGCTCGATCACACACAACGGTCGGACCGGGTTCGGCAGCCTTACCCCCGGTGGCCTGAATCTCGACAACTTCCCGATGAAACTTTTCACCAAGGGCAACGGGAAGGTTTGGAATCCGGCGGATATCAACTTCACGCAGGATGCGGTGGATTTTGCCGCGATGAGCCCGGACGAGCAGCGGTTGACCATGGTGCTGGCCGCTCACTTCATCGGCGGCGAGGAATCGGTGACCCAGGATCTGCAGCCGTTCGCGGCGGCCATGGCTGCGCAGGGACGCCTCGGCGACGAGCTGTACCTGACCCAGTTCATCTACGAAGAAGCCAAGCACACCGAAGGTTTCCGACGTTTCTTCAACGCCATCGGCCACGAGAACACCGACCTGCACCAGTACGTCGAGTACAGCGATTCGTACAAGCAGATCTTCTTGGACGAATTGCCCAGCGCCCTTTACGCATTGGCCGACGATCCCTCTCCGGTGAACCAGGTGCGGGCGAGCGTGACTTACAACCACGTGGTAGAGGGTTGCCTCGCTCTGACCGGTTATTTTGCGTGGGCCAAGATGTGTCAGCGGCGCGGGATCTTGCCTGGCATGCAGCAGCTCATCAAGCATATCGGTGACGACGAGCGCAGGCATATGGCGTGGGGAACGTTCACGTGCCGTCGTCTCATCGCCGCTGACGATGGTAACTGGGGCGCGATCAGTGACCGTATGCAGGAACTGCTCAATCCCGCATTGAGTCTGATCGTCAGTCTCTTCAGCGAGTACGAGGATCGTGAGATTCCCTTCGGCATTACAATCGACGAGATGACCGACTACGCACTCGACAAGGTCAACCGTCGACTCGAATCGATGGAGAGTGCTCGCGGTGCCGATCCTGCGAGTATCGATCTCGACTACTCCCCCGCCGACTTGGAAGAGCGTTTCCACATCGAGGATCAGAAGGTAATCGCAGATTCCATCGCACAGGACGAGAACCTGGTCGGCAGCTAG
- a CDS encoding LuxR C-terminal-related transcriptional regulator, with the protein MTLWSLLAHGLETTEIAERLHVSERTAKRLVASLIQRVGARNRI; encoded by the coding sequence GTGACACTGTGGAGCCTGCTCGCTCATGGTCTGGAGACAACGGAAATCGCCGAGCGACTGCATGTCAGCGAACGAACAGCCAAGAGGCTGGTCGCCTCACTCATTCAACGGGTGGGGGCGCGAAACCGTATCTAA
- a CDS encoding response regulator transcription factor, protein MDDHALFTQGLELLLGTRADHLFDVAGTTTNGDEAVALVGKNRADIVTIDLTLPPRGGLEAIAAVRAAYPATRILALSGTEDLALAERALRSGADGFMAKSSDADALVAPLLALAAGMKVVEADLLEKLLTSSRKPENDLLDKLGPQQVTLWSLLAHGLETTEIAERLHVSERTAKRLVASLIQRVGARNRIEAAAMGGRYGLLDADS, encoded by the coding sequence GTGGACGACCACGCGCTCTTCACCCAGGGCCTCGAACTCCTGTTGGGCACCAGGGCCGACCATCTTTTCGACGTTGCCGGCACCACGACGAACGGCGATGAGGCGGTAGCACTGGTCGGCAAGAACCGAGCGGACATTGTGACGATTGACCTGACTCTGCCGCCACGAGGCGGATTGGAGGCCATCGCCGCAGTACGGGCAGCCTATCCCGCAACGCGGATACTTGCGCTCTCGGGCACCGAGGACCTCGCCTTGGCCGAGCGTGCATTGCGGAGCGGTGCGGACGGATTCATGGCGAAGTCGTCCGACGCGGACGCGCTCGTGGCCCCGCTACTCGCCCTCGCCGCCGGAATGAAAGTCGTCGAGGCGGACTTGCTCGAAAAATTACTCACCAGTAGTCGCAAGCCCGAAAATGATCTCTTAGACAAGCTCGGCCCCCAACAGGTGACACTGTGGAGCCTGCTCGCTCATGGTCTGGAGACAACGGAAATCGCCGAGCGACTGCATGTCAGCGAACGAACAGCCAAGAGGCTGGTCGCCTCACTCATTCAACGGGTGGGGGCGCGAAACCGTATCGAAGCAGCGGCCATGGGGGGGCGTTACGGGTTACTCGACGCCGATTCCTGA